The genomic segment CATCATCATACTGTACATGCTAAACTCATCTCTAAATTTAGATGTAAATGCTCAGTTCTTAAGGGATGTCAAACTTATCCTCATCTTTTCAGCCTGCAGCCTGTGTCTGCAACACACCCAGTGCTGCATACACATTTACACCTTTCATTAGTCACATGCAGAACTGTATATACCTGAAGGAAATGCAGACTATGAATCAGGCTGTCAGACCACCATCCCTGTATTATTAGATATGTGTACTTTCCTCTATTTCCAAGGCTCAAAAGGCATCATCAATCAGAGTCACCCCATAAGAGAATCTCCTAAAGACATTACAGAGCAGATGAATACTGACACAAACAAGAGAAATGTAATCTTCTCAGAAACATCATTTATATTTGAAAAGTATACTGCTAATGATGCATATtttttagaggacagtaaaATCTTTCATCTGAGACTGCTTTGTTATTTTATGCCTTCAATAATGCATTTCAATGTCACACAATGGcgagtttttaatgtttagctGCTTCATAATCACTGGAACCAAGAGAAGCGCAGCTCATGCATACTTGATTTATTTGGGGTTGTTCCAGGGACCTTAATTACAGCACAGAACTTGTCCACTCAAAATTAAATATCTGTCATGTACTATTTGCTCATTAAAgagtaatatttaatttagctTCAGCATTTGGCTGCTTTTGAAGATTTTTTACTGCTTTTTGATACAGAGCATTGCCAGAGATCAGCTTGACAGGGAAATAAGgggttttattaatattaaatagtaTGCAGTTGAATTAACTACACCATCCCGGTCTCCTTTTGAGAACAACTGTtacattgctttttttttgtcctgtacATAGCATTAAGGTTTGTCTTCGCTATAGAATTGTGTGACATATCTTCTTTTAACTTTTAACagttgatttaattttttttctgttcttgttgtttctttttccttcagtgattctgcttgttaacagcaggtgttcatcagtgtctgaattcactcatttgttttcattcactctgtCAAGTAGACTATATTAGTGAAATAATGTAGGAATATGGAATGAGGGTGTAGGGTGTGATTTGGAACACAGCCTAGGAGTGTCGACTTTGAGCTAATTCACAGTATATTgctgtaggctactttctcgaaaatgacaaatattacttagaatgcattgttttcaacagtatattactgttttaatgaaaacaGTATGTTACTGTCAAGATTTGGCTGTTTTTACAGCAATTTTTactgtgtaagtgtgtgtgtgtgcgcgtttgTGCGTGTGTctataatatataaaagtaattaatatgaattataaatttgaagagaaacattttcatttcaaatgtaaGTAAAAACCAAGTGTTTATATGTTTTTGTAGCCCTTGGGTTTGCAAGCAAAACCTTGATATAAGAGCTGTTCAGTTTTTAATACAACTTTTTCCAAACATCATCAAATCCCTCATGTCACTCTTTCTCTCCTTTATCTCATTTTTTCAGGCACAGTTCCTTCAAACGTCACCTTCCCCGTCAAATGCAGGTAGGAAGTCTGGACCTGGGAGATGATTATTATGTGGATGAGCAGCCAACCAGCATTGGCCGTATCAAGCCTGAACTCTACAAGCAGATGACCACAGACAACGACGACTCCGGTAATAGTAAAAGCGAAAAAAACTGTGGCAAGATCAACTTTTCTCTCCGCTATGACTATGAGAATGAGATGTTACTTGTCAAGATACTCAAGGCATTTGATCTACCAGCCAAGGATCTTTGCGGCAGCTCTGACCCCTATGTCAAGATCTACCTGCTGCCAGATCGGAAGCAGAAGTTCCAGACACGAGTCCATCGTAAAACACTCAACCCCACGTTTGACGAGTCCTTCCAGTTTCCAGTACCCTATGATGAGCTTCCTGTCAGGAAGCTCCATCTCAGCGTTTTTGACTTCGACCGGTTCTCACGGCACGATATGATTGGGGAGGTCATATTGGACAATCTGTTTGAAGTGTCTGATCTCTCAAGGGAAACCTCCATCTGGAGAGACATTCAGTATGCTACCTCTGTAAGAGAACCTTTCCGCTCTCTCTTCTCTTGATGTGTTTGCCAAATTATGAAATTCTGCTGGATTTTAggtcgatttttttttttatggggaGAGGTGCATAATGAGGATGCTCATATATGTATTGATCACATATTGATCAGATATGTAAATTAATATACAGTCGGGtgcaaaagtctgagaccactagttttttaatttttaatacaaatttttcATTGCAAATTTAAATACTAGCataaaaatttgaattaaaaagtTGAATTGTAAAATGTCAATGTCACAAATTTGCTTTTTTGATTAGTGACCAAAcctaaatctaaataaaataaaaaaaataaaaataaaaattgttcattttacattataatggtaattaaaattagattattagattttatattattatattataaaattttatattactGTATATGAACTCTATGAAcgtttgaatatatatttgtataaaaaaagtaatactttttattctacaaggatgcattaaattggtcaaaagtaaaAGTATTTACAATATACAAAGTATTTACataatgtttacaaaaaaacttttagGCAGCACAACTTTGATagtaattagaaatgtttcttgagcaccaaatcatcatattagaatgatttctgaaggatcatgtgactgaagactggagtaatgatgctgaaaattcagttttgcatcacaggaataaattacattttaaaatggaacacagttttttttaactgttataatattttacaatattactgttttgactgtattttaatcaaataaatgcagacttctttcaaaatataaaaaatctacaatgaacacaaatattataaaatttaatatttgtgttCATTGTAGTCTCAAACTTTTGGACCCCACCATACCACATTACGTGAGCCTGGTCTGATAAATCATAAGTCATCCAGGTCATCTGCAACATTCTAAACACTATAGTTTAATTTTGGTTGGTaagagaaggaaggaaggatccTGAAACCTCAGCAAGTACACTTGATATTGCACCGGTCAGactgtttgtgttttgtgtagATTAGAAAATCATTGACTCTAAATAACAAGGCTATTAGATGCAGACTAAGGTATGTGTATTAGCTTGTTTACATAGACTGTTAAAATGCAGTCACAATATTCAGCACGTTCTGTGCTGTGCACCTGCTAACTCCAAGACGGCCAAATTAATGAGAGTTCAGGGATCTACCCTCATTAACACAAAGATAAGGTAGTAATTGACACATGAAGATGACTGACACTGGCTGATTGTATGTGTGGACAAAGTAATTGCCTAATTTTCATAGCGGCCACTAATAAGAGGTGCTGCCAATCACAGCATAATATTAAACATTGAAGATAACCTCCAAAATAGGTACTAAGGTCACCCGAGGTTAGTTGATCACTCCATAACGGCAGGCTATATGAACTTCAACTGCTCCTCGATGAGTCTTATTTCTCTCTGTTTTCTAGATTTACCGCTATCCTCAGAGGAGCAATTCAATAAACCTGTGGTTATTGCTTTCATGGCAGGAGGCCGGCTGCTCCTTGAACAATAGCACACATTCTATTGCACTTGGCTGGAGATTTGAATCTGAAACTCAAGGCACCGCATTTCAAAACTACCAAAAGGGGaggttcactcaaaaattaaaatacaatcatcatttacttaaaTTGCTTCATACCCGCATTGACGTTCCATCCCTTGCTCTTTTCCAAAAATGCAATAGTGACTAGGGACTCTCAAGctcataaaatgacaaaaagcaccatacaattatcataaaagtggtccatatgattcaagtcttctgaagctatACAAAAAAGACTAAAGATTAGGTTGCTATTCATATACGCAATTTGGAGATGTGCATATTCAAATTTGTATTGTTATTCAATTATGCAAATTGAATTTGTGCATTTGTTAAAGTTTGGTGTTACAAATGGTTTCAAGACACAAGAACCAATGGCATTTGAAATCACTGACATCAAACATGGTGTGACATATTGACACACCATATTTGAGATTATATGtgaaaatcattttcaaaatttttgcttgttttcatACAAAAAGCTATAGATTGAATTTAGAAGACATGGGAAATTTACTAAATTTTAGGTAggtcaacatttattttcattgtaaaaaaagAGCATAAAAATACAGCTAAACGTGTACTTTTATATTTCATGGAAGAAAGATTTTACAGTGgataacaataaatgtaaatgatgacagatttttaattttggggtgtactgtccctttaagatgaTGCCAGCTGGCAGCAAACATGTTCCAAAAGATGAAGGTGGACGGAATTTGGTCTGATCTGAGAAATAGTcaaattaatttacataaacttcAACACATTCACTGAAATCAGACATAATTTAGTAAGCTTGATTGCTTGACCTTTTAACCTGAGCCATATTGTTCAGTAATAGtccatttatttacttaaagttTACTTGCTGTACAAATACATTTCTGAGACATTTTTACAGCTTTTTTTTCAGTCAAGCTTGCTTTTTGCCAATCCATCAGTCCACTTTAAAAAGTCCCTATATGATACTTAAGCGCAAACTGCAAATAATCACCTAAGAGGGCTAGAGAGACATTAAGCCACAAGTAGAGGAGTCATGGGATATGTCTGTCAGAGAGAGGCTTATTGAGCTCATTTAAAGTGATTAATTTTTACAGCAGTCTTAATACTGCTGAGATGATAGCGCTAACTCTAGCTTACTTCGCCTTTGCATTGCACGTGCTTAACTTCCAGACAAAGTGGGTGGTCTTAAATGCCACTGTCCCAATGTTTTTGATATTTGTGTTGGATAGGCCTACACTTGTTTTATCTTGATCTAAAAGAAACCTGATATGTTTGGATCAGCTGTGAGGGAAATGATGGACCTCATGCCCTGGTGGAAAGGCCGAAATGTTTTGGAGTGTTGACGTTTAATTAACAGTTTGCTGGAGTGGTGTCCAGGAGAGCTCGCGGCTTGGAGAATCGTAACAGCTAATTGGTCACTGTGGCTATATCTGTCCAAACAGTACCCCACTAGACCTTGATATTGAGTCACAGGCTTATTAAACCCAACCTTCATAGTCAAAATGCCAAACCACAAATACCAATAAATAACTTCTTGCAGCACTAGCTAGCTTTTAGCAAATCTGGGAAACTATAGCAAAGTGACTGTATTGATTGTATTGATGCAGAACCTTTCTCTATTCAGCCATTGTGTAGATTGAAAAGTCAATAATTACACTAGCAACACTGATACAACGATTCGTCCACTTTAATGATTCTCACAAAAACATAGATTCGTTCGCAAATGAAACTCCGTTAGTGACAATTAGCCATATTGCATTAAGTCTATATGGAAGCCCGTTTTCGCCACATAAAAAAGCATGCTTTGGTTAATTATAACACAAAATGTCAAAACTATTAGATAACTTAgtcaaaattaaagggttagtttacccaaaaatgaaaataatgtcatttattactcaccctcatgccgttccacacctgtaagaccttcgttaatcttcggaacacaaattaagatatttttgttgaaatccgatggctcagtgaggcctccatagccagcaatgacatttcctctctcaagatccattaatgtactaaaaacatatttaaatcagttcatgtgagtacagtggttcaatattaatattataaagcgacgagaatatttttggtgcaccaaaaaaacaaaataacgacttatagtgatggccgatttcaaaacactgcgtcaggaagcttcagagcgttatgaatcagcgtgtcgaatcatgattcggatcacatgtcaaaccaccaaactgctgaaatcacgtgactttggcgctccgaaccactgattaataatgctccgaagcttcctaaatcctgacgcagtgttttgaaatcggccatcactatataagttgttattttgttttttttggcgcaccaaaaatattctcgacgctttataatattaatattgaaccactgtactcacatgaactgatttaaatatgtttttagtacattaatggatcttgagagaggaaatgtcattgctggctatgcaggcctcactgagccatcggatttaatcaaaaatatcttaatttgtgttctgaagattaacaaaggtcttacggaaaaagtttaaattttgaCTCTGTCATAAGAATTTTTTAATCccataatttagatttttaatgtCATGATTATACATTTTTGCCATGAATTTTTAATCTTATAATTTCAATTTATGTCATTATTATACttaatatgtcataattttgacttttagtCTCATAATTGTggcttagtatctcataattaagactttatttcagaattatgacattttatctcataattttaactttttatggcagaatttcaacattttatctcataattatgatttaccaaagtatgatttctttttttcatgttgTGAAAATCTACACTCAGTTCTTGACTGGGAGTGATGCTTGTGGAACAGTGTCTTCTCTAATAGTATCTTTTGCTGGTACATTATTGcacatttactgtttttttctctattaTCTGGAGCCATTGATTTGAAAAGGTGACCTTTTGTAACAAAACGTGCCAATACATCATGCTACAttgatttgtgtgtgtctgtgtctgacAGGAGAGCGTGGACCTTGGGGAGATCATGTTCTCACTCTGCTATCTACCTACAGCAGGCAGATTAACACTCACAGTCATCAAGTGCAGGAACCTAAAGGCAATGGACATCACAGGATACTCAGGTAGCATTTTACTACTCAAAGCTATACTGCCAGTATAGTATCATGTCactttttgtcatgtttatgtCAAAGGAAATTTATTCaggtctaaaaataaatatcataCATGTTGGTACACTACAACTGTATAAAACCAGgtatattatttgtttaaatgtaaatgaactaTTAAATGAAGCAATGAAGCATTCTTCCCAAAATGATAGTAAGTTCTatgaaatgattaaatattaaaaacattcaaatattctaaatattaaacCTTGTCTTGGCAGGTTTTTCTCATTTATGTtcaatttttcatttgaaatataaatcattCATGTATTCCCTAATGATTCAAACCCCTCGACACATCCTGAAGTATAGGCTACCTCTGTCTCATTTCTCCATGCCTAGAGGACAACATAAGTAAAAAGTAGCACCACTCTCCTCTATAATTGCACCATTTGATTTTATGGCTTCTGAAaacctgtttttgttttctcataTATTGTTAATGCACACGTCTGGCATGCTCTAATCATTGTTCCATGTTACAAATTGGCTTCTGTTGAGTCTGTTCATATAAACAAAATTTCCCAGAGGTAAATCAGCAGCATCACTGAGCAAGTTAAGCCAGACAGTCTGAAGAAGCGTTACGAATGTGATGCAGGGAACGATTTTAAGCTCCAATAACATGAATTACTCACACTATCATGGTTTTTCCTTACAATGATAGTTTGTCACACACCagacatttttacttttatctgCTGAAGAGTAAACGTTTTTCATTTGCAGTAAAATTGAATTCACATGCAGTGGATAATATCTATTTAGAAATGCCCCAAGCTAATTTGGTGTCAGAAGAAGTACTTCTCATCTGATTTGTTCTGCTCAAGCTGGAAGTAGTTTATGGCTTACTAATGCACAAGCATAATGGATCAGACAAATTGCGCAATGATGGTGAGGGATAGAAATCAGTATGCAGCTCTGATGTCAGAATCAGCGTTCAAGTCATTTTATTAAAGCCCGAAATCTCAACGGCATTCCATTCACACTGAATTTTAAGTTGGCTCTATGAAGATACAAAGCATTCATTTCTAATCTTCTCATCTGATACTCTCATCAACTTCAAGCTATTGTTAGAGGATTAATTAAGTGTATTGTAGTATGCACTAGTTtcaattaaagtaaaataatatattaattaattatttaatgaattaaaagtcaaactgcaaatgtaaaaaataataccCGTTATATGACTTGAACTAATACCAGTGTTTTCTCTGAGCAGATCCCTATGTGAAAGTATCCCTCATTTGTGACGGGAGGCGTCTCAAAAAGAAGAAGACCACAACAAAGAAAAACACCCTGAATCCTACTTATAATGAGGCTATTATCTTTGACATCCCTCCTGAGAGCATGGACCAAGTCAGCTTGCACATCTCAGTCATGGACTATGACCTGTATGTAACAGCTATTTCTCCTTTATACATTGAAATTTAAAGAGACAGATcaaccaaaagtgaaaattctgtcaaaataGACTCTCTGTCTGTCAGGTGTGGTTGTAAAAATAAAGGAAAAGAGCTGGATCTATTCGCAGCAGTAatgatttattaacaaaaactcaGAGAACAGACAATGAACTGAAAGAAACACAGAGCTTAAATACCCAAACAAACCAAGCAATGAAATGAATAGCAGGTGCACATAATAATCAAATCAATGAGAAAGCATAGAAACTAACTGAGGGGCCATTTAAAcaaacaccattttcaactaaaaacattttggccgttcatttacatgacaatgacgtttggggggcctgaaaacgcaaacttttgaaaatgggtttcaaagtgcaagtttttgaaaatgataccattatTGTCTCCTTGTGTAAACTACATaaaacgcaaatttgtgaaaacggcgACATCATGCACATATTACGTATTCAGTTCATAGGTgggtagtttttctttacaaagtgactttgccaactactggcctggcatgcataatacagcgtttttaattgtttttgcagatttgtgtgaaaaaaaacttttcagtttttagtacattgttgtcatatAAACATACCCTGAAACACAGGAAACTGAACTAAAACACATGTCCAACcaacccaaaaacaaaaaatgacagaTTACCTGTAACACTGTCATGTTGCAAATAACAATTTTCAGTCTTTCTCTCaaacaaagctattgtatggcttcagaaggcTTATATATAATTCACAAGTCTGGActattatacttttttcttgattttgcatcttttttgaAACTTGAAAAAGCCCTCATTCTTTATAATTGCATGGGGGaaaaactcaccctcatgacattaccaatgtatatgactttctttctttagataaaaacaaacaaaatttttcaggaaaataatccatctctgtGAGTCCATAAAATGCCATTGAATGGGTTCCACTCCTTTCCTTAAAAAACCACACACAACAATTGTGATGGTAATCCACACGACCCcactggatgaatcaatgtcttctgaagtgaaacgatacaggggttggacaatgaaactgaaacactgacCAATATATTGTTGGAGGTTTCATGCCTTTATATGCGCATGGATTCAAAGACTGGTGGCCAATCTTTACCGGTTTTACAttccatcaataacagcagagtgtgaaggttgaattagcagagcgatagcacagctgtacataaaatattgccATCCAAATTGTTGGTGCACATCTGGCTCATCTGTGACCAGGACCAAGCCTTTATGGTGTATCGAGAGATGATATCCAGGGTTATGTCGGCATACCACCACGTTGGATGAACCACATCCACCCGGGCTGCAATATCATGGTCTTCCCTACTGTGCTTGATGGGTGCGTCACTGCCAAGGACTACCAAACCATTCTGGAGCACCCTGTGCAACTaatggttcaaacattgtacCCTGAATTGTAgtatcagcatgataatgcaccaatacatacagcaagacttgtgacagaatggtttgataaacatgaaagtgaagttgaacacagtcaccagatctaaatATATTTGAGTCACATTAGGGGAACTTTGAAGGAGCAAGTCAGGAAACgttttcctccaccagcatcacaTAGTGACCTGGCCACTGATCTGGAAGAGGAATGACTCAAAATCCTTCTGCCCACTCTGCAGGACTTGTATTTGTCATCCCCAAGACGAACTGATGCTGTATTGTCCACAAAAGGAAGCcctacaccatactaataaactattgtggtctaaaaccaggtgcttctgtttcattgtccaacccttGTAGGTATGTGTaagaaaaatgcaaatatttttcatttttttaactaaaatcaTTGCTTCCTGTCTGTCATACAAGCGTTCACAAGAAGGACGTTGTGACACGTGACATAAGTGCATTGTGAAGCTCAAGCGAGAAGTGGTGGTCCTCTGTGCTTACTTGTTATTTCTTGCACACTTACGTGTGTCAATTTGAACTTGTGAATGTGCATAGGAAAGAAGCAATGGTTTAAAACATTAGTATCTTTCTTACACATCATTTAatttcagaagacattgattcatccactgGGGTCATATGGATTACCGTAATGATTTTCACAATGGGGTTTCAAGCGTCAAATGAGCAAAACCCATTCACTTGCATTATACAGTATGGATTAATTATTTTCCTAAAAATctttgtgtttatctgaagaaagaaagtcatatacatcacatgagggtgagtaaatgatgagagaattttatttttggctgaactatgcctttaatatttaacataGTTGATATACAACCCTATTTCCagaaagttgggacattttgtaaaatgccaTAAAATCAAGAATCTATGGTTTGTTAATTGAAAAAGAGAATCAGACACTGACCACAAACTGTTGAACAGCTGTCTTGTATCAGGTGAGATTGGGCAAAAATTCCACTTGCAGAACTGCGACAATTAGTGTCCTCAATTCCCAAATGattgaaaagtttatttaaaaggaaaggtgatgtgacacagtggtaaacatgcctcagttccaacttttttggactgtgttgcagccatcaaaatcaaaatttgtttatatttacaaaatacaattaagttgGTAAGTTGAAAACATtgggaaatattttctttgtattttcgtcagttaaaaaaaaggttcaagagaattaacaaaccACAGATTcttcattttattgcattttacaaaatggtggttatatatatttgtgcatGAAACTCAAGACATA from the Ctenopharyngodon idella isolate HZGC_01 chromosome 22, HZGC01, whole genome shotgun sequence genome contains:
- the syt6a gene encoding synaptotagmin-6; protein product: MTAAGKGHDMICQKAVSLIVDLCMQDSPRLDHDTCEEFLFLISNQEYNHKDSDITVGLPIGVIIACGLALLLLTSFVSWKLCWVPWRKKALSSSSAALAPDDCPSLHLPSLLPSPQPSEVAMATEKEKYSMASMGFLEAAVKISHTSPDIPAEVQLSMREHFLRRTQRMQRQTTEPASSTRHSSFKRHLPRQMQVGSLDLGDDYYVDEQPTSIGRIKPELYKQMTTDNDDSGNSKSEKNCGKINFSLRYDYENEMLLVKILKAFDLPAKDLCGSSDPYVKIYLLPDRKQKFQTRVHRKTLNPTFDESFQFPVPYDELPVRKLHLSVFDFDRFSRHDMIGEVILDNLFEVSDLSRETSIWRDIQYATSESVDLGEIMFSLCYLPTAGRLTLTVIKCRNLKAMDITGYSDPYVKVSLICDGRRLKKKKTTTKKNTLNPTYNEAIIFDIPPESMDQVSLHISVMDYDLVGHNEIIGVCRLGSGAEGLGRDHWNEMLAYPRKPIAHWHPLVEPKKSEKEWKARTASFDSQGSCPSPKPPASP